The nucleotide window TTGCACGCCGCATCGTCGAGCTGCACCAGGGCACGCTGAGCGTCAGCAGTGCCGGGCGCGGGCAGGGCGCCACCTTTGCCATCCGCCTGCCGGCGACGCGGGGCTGACCGCATTCGGCGAGGCGCTGTTGCATCGTCAATGTACCTTCGGCATGCGTGCCGGTTGGCTCATCGCCTCAGCGAGACTGCCTTTCGGCCACGGCGGCACCCCTTTTCACCGCCTTTCGCGGCCGCGCTCCACGGCATCGCGGATATGCGCCTGCAAGGTGGTGGCGCCCCGCACCGGGGTGGCGGGCCACTTGCCGGCATCGTCCACGACGGTGCCGGTCATGCGGGCATAGGTTCTCGCGGCTGGTTCCGAGAAGCCCAGCTGGCGGAATTTGGCTTCCCATGCGTCCCTGGGAATGACGTCGACATCGATCGCCTCGCCGAGGGCGGTGGCGAAGGCATCGGCGACGTCGCGCGGCGTGTACAACGCCGGCCCTTCGACGTATTCCACGCCGCTGTCATCCGCCGGCGTCATGAGCCGGCGCGCGGCCTGTTCGCCCAGGTCCGCCGGCGCGACCATCGGGATGGCCAGGTCTTCCGGGAAGAAGCTCGGCAGCGTGTGCCGTTCGCGCACCATGTCCAGCATCTCGCTCCAGTTGCTCATGTAGTAGGCCGCGCGGTTCACGGCGAGCGGCATGCCCAGGGCGCGCAGCTTTTCCTCGAAGTCGAACAGCACCGTCAGGTCGCCGCAGGGCGGCCCGGGGCGGGCACCGTAGGTCGACGCGGCGACGATTTTTTGCAGGCCCGCGCCGCTGGCCGCGGCAACGATGGCATCGACAGTGGCGTGCTCCACGGCGTCGGTGTCGGTGGACGGATCGGCCGGGGGATTGAGCAGGAATGCCGTTGTGCCGCCGCGCAGGATCTCGCGCAGCTTGCCGGTGTCGTGGATGTCGGCGACGGCGATGTGCGCGCCGGCTTGCGCAAGGCTGGCCGCACGCGCGGCGTCGCGCGTCACGATCGTCACCGGTTCGCCGCGCCGCAGCAGGGCCAGCGCCGTTGCCGAGCCAACCCGGCCGGTACCGCCAAGGATGATGTGCATGGTGAATGCCCTCCAGGGAAGTTTCGCCGGCCGGCGGCATGGCCGACGCCTGGTCGGCAGGCGTTCCCGGCAGGCAGCTCCGAGAGTGTAGAGAAGCGCCGCGCCGGGCGGCGCACTCTACGGGGCGGCATGCAGCACCGCGACAACGGCGTCGCGACAGTGATCCGCACTTCCCATCTATCGGCTCAGCGGCCCGTTGCGCCGTATTCGCTGAACAGCTGGCCCACGAAATCGACCACCGCCCGGATGCGGGCGCTCGTGCGCAAGCCGTTGTGCATCGATAGCCAGATTTCCTGGTCCAGCTCGGGAATATGGGGAAGCGCGGCGACCAGGTCGAGCTGGTCGGTCGCGAGGAAGGTCGCCAGCACGCCCAGCCCGGCGCCGTGGGAAACGCCGTCGAGGATGCCTAGGCCGTAGCTGCACCGCATCCACGGCGCCGGCGCGCCGGGCAGCGCCCGCAGCCACCGGTCGGACTGGAACTCCGCACGCGGCTCGTCGAAACCCACGAAGGGCACGCTGGCCCAGTCTTCGCCGGCCAGGGCGGCGGCATGGCGCACCGCCACATCGCGGCTGCAATACAGCCCGAACGACAGGGTGCCGAGACGGCGCGTGACGAGGTCGAGCTGCTCCGGACGGTAGGGCCGGATCGCGATATCGGCTTCGCGCCGCGCCAGGCTGTACGGCCGGTGCGACGTCACGATTTCCACCTCG belongs to Pseudoduganella albidiflava and includes:
- a CDS encoding NmrA family NAD(P)-binding protein; the protein is MHIILGGTGRVGSATALALLRRGEPVTIVTRDAARAASLAQAGAHIAVADIHDTGKLREILRGGTTAFLLNPPADPSTDTDAVEHATVDAIVAAASGAGLQKIVAASTYGARPGPPCGDLTVLFDFEEKLRALGMPLAVNRAAYYMSNWSEMLDMVRERHTLPSFFPEDLAIPMVAPADLGEQAARRLMTPADDSGVEYVEGPALYTPRDVADAFATALGEAIDVDVIPRDAWEAKFRQLGFSEPAARTYARMTGTVVDDAGKWPATPVRGATTLQAHIRDAVERGRERR
- a CDS encoding LysR family transcriptional regulator, whose translation is MKQLDWNDLRMLLLVAQEGTLRGAARKVGVSAATLARRLDDLEQAVGQKLVERYQGGCIPTAFGADIVVLAGQMGEIALEVERTRDRQDAHAASGLVRINTDEWLSYFLTTRFARFHDAYPNVEVEIVTSHRPYSLARREADIAIRPYRPEQLDLVTRRLGTLSFGLYCSRDVAVRHAAALAGEDWASVPFVGFDEPRAEFQSDRWLRALPGAPAPWMRCSYGLGILDGVSHGAGLGVLATFLATDQLDLVAALPHIPELDQEIWLSMHNGLRTSARIRAVVDFVGQLFSEYGATGR